DNA sequence from the Urocitellus parryii isolate mUroPar1 chromosome 12, mUroPar1.hap1, whole genome shotgun sequence genome:
GATGggcaggacagtagaatgagacagacgttattaccttatgtacatgtatgattacactactggtgtgactcagcacaATGTACATCCAGAAGAATAAAAAGTTATGCCTCATTTGTGtagaatgtgtcaaaatgcattctactgacatatataactaattagaataaattcataaaaaaagaattgtcttAAATTATCTGTCCCAATTCTCTCCCTGCTCTTGGGCTTTGTCAACCCATTGGTTGGGACTCACCTGAGGGTAGAAGTAGGGGTTATTTACTATgccatggtttcctttttctcccaGGTTCAGGCCCACGGTGCCTATGGCTGGGTAGTCTGCCCAGAAGGTCTGGATTTGCTTATCTTTTTGATAGCGCATGTGGAGGTCAGCGAACACCGGACTGGTGATGTCCAGGGCAGCCTGTATTTCCGAGTCCCTGAAAGCAGAAATGCAGCTGGGTCACAATATAATGGGCACAAAGAGGGCACACATCACAATGAGctttgaaaaggaatgaagtttcAATAAAAGTTTCATACTGCAGTCCTTTGTATTTCCCCTCTTCTTTATACAGCACACTGAAGTCACGATGTGCAAATGTTGTGTTGCTCTTACAGATGAAACTGTAGTCTTCAAATTTATATGTTTCCACCACTGTAGGGGAGAAAGTTTACATTTTGTGGGGCAAATAATTACGGAATACAGAGATATTTTCATTGGGAAACTTGGAGCATTCTATTTTAACCAAACACCtaatttacatgtttttaataTGCAATGTCTAGTTCAtagtgttttgaaataattttttttttgtttggtgctggggatcaaacccagggcatccacacatgctaggtatgtgctctatcactgagctatacactcTGCTCTATAATCTAAGTAAATAGTAAGAAGACAATGTAAGTCCTAAAATCATTATAGAAAAATCTACTTCTTTGAACCTATCCTTTTTGAATGTcagttattttctatatattttttaatgtatgggGTATATATGTATCTCCTCCTTTAATTTTACTGAGAGTAATTGTAACTCTGGCCATAACTAAATATATAATTACTTACAACTTTCATTAAGAACATAGTATCTAGGAAAGGAGTCAGGTCATTTTCTTACCTTTTAGGTCATATTCCAGGAACTTTAAGGTTGAACTGCATGTGGAATCCAGGAATGTTTCAATATGATCTGCTTTGTTTTTCAAACCAGCACTCCAAGTGGCATTATATGGGGGAGAGGCCACCCGAAACCGTGCAGTCAGTTCTCCAAAAATAGGAATCCAAATTCCAGCAGGTATAGAGAATTTAATGGAAGGAATCTGAATAGTCTGCTCAGGCATGATGATGGTAGGCAATTCAAAGCCTCCAATCTTGTTGGCCACCTCATTTAGGTCCAAGACAGCACTGCCAATGGAAATGCTTTTTGGAAGGGTGAACGGGGTTACAATTAACTGAGCTGCAGGCACAGTTATCTcaaaaaagggaaatgaggagttTTCCGATTCagaatattttgttaaaacatcAACTTCAGGGAATTTTATTTTGGGTAATGTTGGTAGGTTGAGTGCAAATGGTGACATTCTTGACTTTTTATAGATTTTCATTTCACTGAAGTCAACTTTGTAAGATGGAACCTGAAGATCTGTGAATGGGACTCGAAATGTAGGTGTGACAAAAACTGAATTTAGATCATTTAGTTTCAACCCAGATATAATGAATTTATCAGCCAATTCTTGCACGGGGAcagagaaaagatagccattGGGATTTTTGGTGTACACAAGAGCAGTTGAAACATGAAGATACTGCCTCCTGCTGGTGCTGGTGGTTACCTCCAGCTTTAGGAGGTCCCATAAGCTCTTGTCATACACTGGTAGGACGATATGTTCAAGGTTTGACCCTTCTAAGGATCCTGCAATGTCGAGGCGTGCCTCTTCTTGGGTATTAGAAAGCTGTATGTTGTTCTGGAGAGACCCAGAATAAATCTGGATCTCACTTTTCCAGCTGACCTTCTGGTTCTTAGTGTTTGCATTCAGAGTCACTTCCTGGTCAATGTAAGGTATGTCCAGGAGGGAACTGAGCTGACTTGCATGACCCTGAACAAGGGCAGACATTGTCCATGGGGAGAGTTCCAAGGTGGCTTTGCTTGCATGTTCTCCTTGTGTGAAAAAAAGGCCCTGTAGCTGTAAGTAATTTTCTGTATTGTGTTCCCAGATGGCATATATGCGTCGGAGATTGGCTTCTCCagcaaaattttcttttacttcaagGTTCCAGATACTATCGACCTTGGAAGCCCCTTGCAGCTTCACTGATGACCGAGTGCCCTTGGAATTCAGGTACATACTGGCCTCACTGGCAATAGTTCCCAAATATTCCCGTGAGAGGACTGAACCCTTGACATCTCCTTTAGTAGATGACTCAATGGAAAAGTAGGAGGTGAGGCTTTCTAAGCTGAGCTTGTGGTCAACTGCTCCTTTAGCAGTATAGTACAGCTTCGgagaattaaaatcatattttaattcagTGGATGAAGAGACAGTAGGTTTTGACTTGGTATTTCCATTAAGTTCTTGCTTGAAATTCAATCTCAAAACTGGAACGTGGATTTTGGCAGTTGTTGTCACTGATGCTTCCAAGTTTTTCTCGATTAAGCTAATAGTGCTATCATGACTGCCTTCCAAAAATTTGTTGCTGAGAGACAAAGCTGTGGCTAGCTTCAGCCCTCTTTTCCTTGTCAAACTTGAAGTGCCCTCTAATTTGTACTGTAGTGCATCAATGacaaatgaagaggaagaaaggaaatgagcCACAATATCTGATTGATTATAAAGTCCAATATTGGTATTCAGCGTGATGGCActtgatttaaaggaaaaatcataAGTAATATTGCCCAGGGctggaataaaaatattgtttatggtACTCAGTTCCTTGAAATCTGGAAGAGGGACCTTGAGTAGATTCCTAGGGGCATGAAGGACTGGCAACTCAATGGATGGGAGGACAAATGTGTGTGACGGCACATAGAAGCCAGACCCTGGGATGGTGACATTGGGGGTGCTGATCACTTTGGGGATCACATGACTGGAGGCTGACATCTCTACTGTGAATGGAGACACTTCCATGTTGATGACTGGAAGAGTGTATCTGGGAGTTTGAAAGGTCCTGGGGAGCTTGTTGAGAGATCTTTCAACTTCATACTCATCAAACTTACTTTTTGCTTCATTGTAGGATGTAGTGAGAAAATCTAAGGTGTCATCTCTGACTTTCTCAAAATGTCTGTCAAAGGAATTGATATTCTGATTGATAAACTCAAAAAACACACCCAAAGGAATTGCAATGGAATgcctgtctttgttttttttgtaccgAGCTTTTACACTTAAATCAAATGATTGCTTTGTTGTTTTCAAGAATTCCTTTAAGCCGGTTTCTTCCCATATGGAGAAATCTTTCAGTGAGGGTGTTGTGAGTGTTGTATAAGGTAGATTTATTTCAGGAATTGTCAAAGGAATGTTCAAGAAATCCAGGTTGGCATCTCCATTGATCTGTACATGGGCTTCCATGCTGTGCCCATTGTTCACGGCAGAGAAATTTTGATGGTATTTATACTGATTGAACCTAGCACTTGCTTGCCAACTTGCTTGCTGGGCATGAGGACTCAGGAACATTGCATAGTTGTTGAGGAAGTCTATCTTCCCTACCAATTTTAGTGGAAAACTAACTTTcagatttccttcattttttgtGGTTGCAGTAATTTCAGATGGCTGTgctgaaaagaaaagggaatttttCAAAGTTCCAATAACTTTTCCATTTAAATGAGCATTGTGGATGCCAGTTAtctctgccttcctttctttgAGCAGTGCTATGCCATTAGCAGTTAGAATACTGTGGCCAACATGCTGGGATTCAACTTCAGACTTAATTTCAAACTTAGAAGAGTCAAGGAAGCCAGATTCATAAGCGATCTTTTGGTTTACTCTTAGGTGTTTGCTGCTGATGTTATTGGACAATCCAAAGGAAGTGATGGGTCCTTCCACGGTGAAGCTGATCTGTGATTCATGTATTCCCTCATCTGAGAAGTTGAGACAGGCCAGTTTCCATGACCCTGTTCCAGAAGAAGTCCAAGTTAAGTGTCCAGCTTCCAGCAGTGTCTTGATATCATTGTTCAGGTCAACCTTACTGGATAAGTCCAGTTTGGGGATGTTCAATTTGTGGAAGTACTTTGTGTGGCTTTCCAGTTTAAGCTGGTTATTTATCTTGACAATCACACCATTATTAAACTccagtgtatttttttctgtgtgtaaaCTTGCCATTGTATCTGATTTTCCTTCAATGGCATTTCCAGAAAATAGTATTTCACTTTCATGCTTTGTTCTCATGTACTTGctggaaaatatcataaattCCTTTAGAACCAGTGGATTAATCTTAGGGTCTGAGAGTTGTGCATTTGCTTGGAAATCGAAATTGAGAACTTCTAATTTGGACTCTCCTTTGGCAGTGATGGAAGCTGCAATCTCTGCTTTGTGCTCTGAACTAGTTACATTCTGGATGTTAGCATTTGCATCTAATGTGAAAAGGGGAGATTGGACTTTCAAAATGCTATTCAACTTGCCAAAAGTAGGTATTCCGATTGTATGTGAGATGTGGGGAAGCTGGAAGTCTGGTATTTGAAGGTCAGGAACTTGAAAATCTTTCAGGTTGAGATTTGGGATCATGACTTCTGGAATTGTAATTTTTGGCAAATGGAAGTCTGGCAGTGTGAGTAAAGCAAGAGGGGTGTCTCCCATCTTCAAATCCCTCAGATACACTTCCGGAAGTGGCCACTGCAGCTCACTGATCAGCATTTGGTCAATGGTTCTGATGATCTTTGCTTTGATTTCTACCAAGTCGATTGTAAAGGAAGGAATGTGGAAGGTGTTGAGGATAGTGAATTCTGGAGTGGAAAACCTGGATGGGATTTTTATATCTTTCAACTCTTTGAAGTTTATCTGAACTGATGGAATCCTCAGATCTGTCAGGGGAACTATGAAGTCAGGAGTCTGGAAGGTAGCTTCCTGGAGAGCATGGAGACTGACCTCAAAGGCAGGCATAGTCCCAAGGATGGTCTGGATTTTAGGAACAGTGAACCCTCGTTCCACCAAGGTTTTCACCTTTTCAGCCCAGTCTTGGATAGAGTATTGCTCTGCAAAGTCAGTAAAGTTCTTAGCAGCAAGAATCCACCAGTCAGTAATGTAGGTGACAAGTGTATTATAAACCTGGCCTACTAGAGACAGGTATCGCTCAAGTTCCCGCTGAAGGTCCATTTGATAGATCCGGTCTCGTACGTCTTCTAGAGTTTCTTGGAATCTGGCTTTCATGTGAACCAAAGATGCAGAATTTAAAGCATCCTGTAACCAATCAATGAATAAAGTTATTTTGGTGTCTTTTAGCTTTTCCCAATAGATAGCGACCATGGCTTTGATGTCCTCTACAAAAAGTTTTAGGGCCTCAGCTTTCTGTGGCAGTTCTAGAGCCTGAATTTCACCATTGATTCTCTGAGTCATCTCATGGATTTTGTTATTGGTTTCATTCACAAACTGGTTGTAATTGAacgattttaatttctttaccaACATGTCCAGCAATCTGTTTACTTcttcaatgaattttttaaaagacaatgctTTAAGCTGCTTGACTGCATCATCAATAAACCCAACCAATCTCTCATAGTATTCTTTTATCTCAACTTGCTGTAGAACATTGCTTAGTTTTTGAACAGTCTCCTTCAACTTACACTTGTGGGCCAACTGTACTGATTTATCCATTAAAACCTGGATTTGTTGGTCTACTTCATATTTCCTAATTAACTCATGGACTATGGCTCTAAAAGCATTGATTTTCTCAGTTACTTCAAATTCTTCAATACGATTTGTAACAAAGTATTTGACATGTTCAATAATGTCCTTTATTCTTTGAAATGAAATTGTAGTTCTCAATTGCTCTAAAAGGACTCTGACATCAATATCCTTAACCCGTTGTTTTAACACTGTGGCAATGTCCTCGATGTCTGTATTCTGAATATGCGTGTTGAGCTGCTGCAGTTTTTCTTGTATTTGAATTCTGACTTGATACTTAGTATCCACATTCTGGATCCAGGAGGCAACACTACTTCCAGTTTTgtcaaaatcaatattttcaataaattcatACAGATCATTGATTGTCTTTACTAAATGTACACAGATATGATAATGTTCATTAAGAATCTTCCATTTTTCAATGATTTGATCAATAATCTTAGCAATAGCAGTTTTAAAATCATGTAGATCATAATTATCTTTAATATACTGATCAAATTGTATCACATATGTCTGAAGTTGAGAGAGTTTTTCATTAAAGTTGATTTTGGCATTATCCAATGCAATTTGTAGATCATTTTCTGTAATTCTATAATTTTCTGTGAAAGTGTTCAGTTTCTCCTTGGCAATGGAAACTTGTCTCTCCCAATTAAGTGCATTCAGATAGTCATTAACTTGCTGTGGGAGTCTGTTGAGGGCTGCTCTGTATTTCCTCATAAATTGATCAATATTGATGCGTTTCAATTCTTTCTGAATGGTTTCCAGAGCAGTTATAATTACTATTCGATTCCTCTCCAGATATTCTGGCAGAGTTTCAGAGAAGGGGAGGCTGATGGTGTGAACGTCTTGGTTCTTATCGTACTTTACAAAAGCAACAATTGTGAATTCTTGGGGCTTGTCAATAGCATCTTTCAGCTCTAAAGCATCAATGACATTGACGGGCTCTCTGAGTAAAAATGGCACTTTAATCGGGGAGTCTAGCACAGTAAGGTCAGCCAGGGCTCGCCCACTAAGCTCCACACCAATTTTGTCTTTAGTGTTGTAAGCTTCAAAGTCCTGGCTGTACTCATTGTTGTTCAATTGGGTCTTGAGTTTCCAGGTGCTTGTCTGCTCGGCTGGAGTGAGCAGGACACTGACTTTGTGATCAAGAGCTGTACTGATGCTTTTGCTGGACATGAGATGACTTGTGGACCCTTTGTAATCATGAGAGAAAGTGAGGGCCAGTGGTTCTGCTTTCAACAGGAATTTGCTATAGAGTTGTCCAGTGTGCTCTCCCCAGAGAGCCAGTTTTCCATTGCCATTTGTATGTGCATCAATGGCCACGGTGAATGGGGCCATTGCAGAACGGAAAACATTGCTGAAATGCAGAGAGTCCGAATTATAGTTTGTACTGATGTCAATGGATGACGCCAGCCCAGCAATGTCAGTGTTGAGCCGATGGCTAAACTCCACACCCTGAACCCTAGCTACAGTGTCTGCTTTATAACTTGCTGATAAGTCAGCATAGGAAATGgtgtaaatatgttttatttcatcattttggtAGGCTCCTTTGAGGTTTCCAGCCATGTTCAGCTTCAGGGGTTCCAGCCGTAATTTCCCATTGCTGGTCAGATCCAGAGCACTGTATCTCAGGTCATTGTTTAAAGTAGTTACAAGAGAAAAGGGCTGTAACTGTAAGTTAAAATTCTGCTTGTAAAACTTGTCAGTGCTATAAATGTTGTCAAGTTTGGATGAGAGGTCCAGTGATAAGCCTGCGATATTCAAACTGTTAGAGTGGTCCAGCTTCATTTCAGCATATGAGCCCATCATGTCATTTGAAAGCTTCAGTCCTTCCCTGCTGATTTTGaagttgaaaatgtttttacTGTCGACACCCAGAATCATGGCCTGATAAGTACTTCCCAGTGATACCTCTGTGAGGGCAGCTTTTCCATCCAGGCTGAATTTTGCATTGTGCTCCCTGAAGCGACCATTTGCTGTTAATTTCATGGATGCCCCAGAGAGGTCAAGCTCTGCATTCAGCTCATTCTCCAGCAACAAGGGACTGTACTTCAAGCTGGTGGTTGCACTTGTAGATAATCCATCTCGGGCAATCCTTAGTGTTGCCTTATGAGCACCAGTATTAACTTTGTCAGTGCCCAAGATGTCAGCATTTAATTCAATTCCATGGGAATTCAGTGACCCAGAAAGCAGGGTGAAGAACCTCAGTGACTTGTAGTCAGCCTGATACTCAGAACGAAGCAATGCATTTTGCTTAGAGAAGGTCAGATCCACCTTGTTAAAAGTAGAAAAGTCCTCATATTTTCCATTGCTGTCAGATTTCACAGTGAGCTCATAGTTCTCATATTTCAGGGAAGCAGTATTTTTAAAGATGCCATCTTGCAAATCAGAggtggaggtgagggagagggttCCATCTTTGTACCTTCCAGTTATCTGGTTGGTGCCTTGGAGGTAGGAAGAGTTAAACCTCAGGTTGGATTCTCCACTGAGCTGGCCAGTGGTAGAATCCCTCTGACAAGACAAGTCATAAATGCCATTAGCATAGAACGAAGAAGCTCTGAATTGCCCATCAATCTTGACATCTTTGACATACAgatgttgtttcttttttgagtCAAAATGGATTGAAGCAGACATCTGTGGTCCCCAGGCACTAGATGCATCAAATGTTAGAAAACCTTTTGAGGCTGGGTTGTTTCCAACTTTTTCTACATGACTGAACTTGATTTTTGAATCCAGAAATTTGTGGCGTAGAGACCCATCACAAGCTAATGTGAGCATATTCCTTTGGTCATAAGCTGTTTCTCCAGATcctaatgttaaaaattaaagacattggttaaatgaagaaaaaaatgtctggaaCAATCATTGTTGAAAATCTTTCAATTAAAAAGTCCCATTTATCTGGGTCAGTTGTGTAGTAGTCTCCTCATCtataatgcaaatataaaatttgaaagcataaTGTATTTCTCCAGGAAGTTTTCCCTGACTGCTGAAGACCTTTTTGGGCTCCCTTATTGATGAGTTTCACTGTATCTTATACTAGTATACTCTGTGGCACTCAAGCTGAATTATGATTAATAAAGTAAACTTGATGTATCTTATACACCCTACCATAGTACTTCTCACACTGAGTTACAATTGCTGGTTTATGtactcctttcctttttcttacctAGGTGTATATCAAATACATATtacatgtttaataaatattcctATGAGTTGAGTGGATGAAAACACTTCTGAGTAGCAAGGACAATAAGAAAGTCCGTCCTTTCCTCCCTAGAGGGGGTTCTTCCACCAGAAACTGCAATGAGTTAGCCCTGTGAACCCTTCACCTGAGCATGGCTCACCTTGGATGCTATAGGAAAACATGTCAATCACAGAGTCAGCCTTCATGTGGTATCGAGCCTGGAGACTGTAGTGGTCTCTGCTGGTGTTGCCACCAGTATAGGAGGCAGACCAGTTGTACAAGTTGCTGTAGATATTTGTGGAGAGGTCCAGAACACCCAAAAGAGGCACTCGCAGTTGATACAACTTGGGAATGGTAAAAGTCGGGACTTGGAATTCTTGAGATGGCAGCTGGAATCCCACAGACTTAAAGTTGAGGGCTGGTGTCCTAATGGTCTCTAGCATCTTCAGATCTTTGGAAGACTTGCCACCAAAAGGCAAAGGAATCTCAATTTTCACACTGTTCTTGTTCAAGGTATATTTGACCCGACCATCACTGAAATGAACAACAATGTCCCCACAGTCAGTCATCAAGAACTCAGCTCTCTGCCATCTGATCTTCCAAGCAATACCGCATCTACTCCATTTCTAAACTCTTTTTTATTGCACTACTTCCCACGCCTGGATACCTTTGCTTTTTCCTCTacctgcccaacaaactctttcTATGCCCTTCTAAGAGCCATCCCTTAGCATTTCCATTCCACCCAAGTCATAACTAATTTCTCTCATTCTTAAAGGGATAGAGTCTCTTACACCTATCTCAAAGAGCATGCCCTGGTTCTTCTTAGATAATAAGTTATCTGTTCATTTTTTGATGTCTGCACAGTGTCTCCCTGGGAGGAAGAACTATACCTTATTTAGTGTCTATCTTCTCGCTGTACCTAGTCTAGTATTTTGCATGTAGTGGACCCTTGGTACATATTTGCTAAACTAAATTGAGGTAACTTGATATGTGGAAAGTACACAGGAATAAAAGGCAATAAATTTGGGTGACAGCTTCAATTTCCACTGTTATCTTAGTGAATTAGTGTCTCTGAGTCTCTGTGATGTTTTCTGCATAGTGGGGATAATAGTATCCTTTCTGTTGAACTCACAGTGATGGCCTTGGatatcaaatgagaaaaaaatacctaaaagcACTTTGCAATCTTTTCAATACCATACCCATGCAATGTAATAACAGgataacttataaaaaataaatggggacAGAGGGGTTTAGCTATTATGTGCAaataaattgttcattttattgCTGCAAAAGGATGCCTGCTTTCAGCAGGAGGATGACCAATGACCAGTCAGGCCCTGTCCAATTCTTAGGTCCTGAAACACCAGCAGAGAAGGAGGGTTCCTGAGTCCTCTGTGCTGCCACCCTTTTCCATCTCCTACAGTCTTTTTCCGTATGGGTGCTTTGGCAGACTTCTGCCGTTTTACAATAATTTGGCCTATTAAACTGCTCCTCTGCCACTGACTATGGGAGGGTCCACATGACATaggtcacttatttttttttttacccgaGTAAAGTACAGAGATCAGTCAACTTAGAAAATACTCTAGTTTTTTTTCAGCTTGTGCtctgatttcttattttcatgaaataagaCAAGGAaagcatttcatatatttttgtaaatacagAAATGGACTGAGCACTTTGGAATCTGACTTTCTGGGTAAGGGTTAAGTTGTATTGCTAAACTGGATCTCTCTCCAAATGCTGCCTTTTATTCAATGCTCAATG
Encoded proteins:
- the Apob gene encoding apolipoprotein B-100 isoform X2 codes for the protein MGPARPALLPPLLLLLLLDTGAWAQDEVLENVSPSCPKEATRFKHLRKYMYNYEAESSSGVPGTADSRSITKINCKVELEVPQLCNFILKTSQCTLKEVYGFNAEGKPLLKKTKNSEEFATAMSKYELRLGVPEGKKVFLYPEKGEPKHILNIKRGIISALLVPPETEEDKQVLFTDTVYGNCSTHVTVMTRKGNVATQISTERDLQQCDSFQPISTGVSPLALIQGLVRPLSTLLSSSQSCQYTLDSKRKHVSEAICKEQHLLLPFSYKNKYGMMTHITQTLKLEDTPKTNSRFFNAGTEKVGLAFESTKSTLPPKQAEAVLTTLQELKKLSISEQNAQRANLFKKLVTELRGLDEEAVKSLLPQLIEVSSPITLQALVQCGQPQCYTHILQWLKSEKAHPLLIDVVTYLVALIPEPSTQRLREIFNTAREQQSRATLYALSHVVNNYHPMTQEMTQDLQDIADYLLEQIRNECTGDEDHTYLILRVIGNMGRTMEQVMPRLKSSVLKCIRSAKPSLLIQKAAIQALRKMELRDEVRGILLQTFVDGAAPVDKRLAAYLMLMRGPSQADINKIARILPREQNEQVKNFVASHIANILNSEELDIQDLKNLVKEALKESQLPTVMDFRKFSRNYHLSKSVSLPSLDPVSAKIEGNLIFDPNNYLPKESMLKTTLTVFGFAPTDLVEDMVNGIMPIVEKLINDLKSKEIPEARAYLRILGEELGFVRLQDLQLLGRLLLSGVQTLQGIQHLIGQAIREGSKSDLFLHYIFMDNAFELPTGVGSQLQVSLSGVITPGTKAGVKLELANMQADLVVKPSMTVEFVTNTGIILPGFARSGVQMNTNFFHESGLEARVTLKTGQLKFIIPSPRRPVKLFSGSNTLHLVSTTKTEVIPPLIENRQSWSTCRPFVTGLSYCTTGAYSNASSTESASYYPLTGDTRYELELKPTGEVEQYSASATYELQREERALVDTLKFIIQAEGVKHTEATMMFKYNRQSRTLFSEIQIPDLNVDLGTVLRVSDESAQDKKSYKLTLDIQNKKITEVALMGHISYDTKEESKIKGVISIPRLQAEARSEILTRWSPTKLLLQMDSSATAYGSTVSKRLAWRYDEEKIEFEWNTGTNVDTKKVASNFPVDLSDFYRAFLLHASSLPDNRVPQTDMTYRQMGSKLIVATNSWLQKASENLPFAQTLQDHLSGLTELSLQKMRFPTIQVPENLFLKSDGRVKYTLNKNSVKIEIPLPFGGKSSKDLKMLETIRTPALNFKSVGFQLPSQEFQVPTFTIPKLYQLRVPLLGVLDLSTNIYSNLYNWSASYTGGNTSRDHYSLQARYHMKADSVIDMFSYSIQGSGETAYDQRNMLTLACDGSLRHKFLDSKIKFSHVEKVGNNPASKGFLTFDASSAWGPQMSASIHFDSKKKQHLYVKDVKIDGQFRASSFYANGIYDLSCQRDSTTGQLSGESNLRFNSSYLQGTNQITGRYKDGTLSLTSTSDLQDGIFKNTASLKYENYELTVKSDSNGKYEDFSTFNKVDLTFSKQNALLRSEYQADYKSLRFFTLLSGSLNSHGIELNADILGTDKVNTGAHKATLRIARDGLSTSATTSLKYSPLLLENELNAELDLSGASMKLTANGRFREHNAKFSLDGKAALTEVSLGSTYQAMILGVDSKNIFNFKISREGLKLSNDMMGSYAEMKLDHSNSLNIAGLSLDLSSKLDNIYSTDKFYKQNFNLQLQPFSLVTTLNNDLRYSALDLTSNGKLRLEPLKLNMAGNLKGAYQNDEIKHIYTISYADLSASYKADTVARVQGVEFSHRLNTDIAGLASSIDISTNYNSDSLHFSNVFRSAMAPFTVAIDAHTNGNGKLALWGEHTGQLYSKFLLKAEPLALTFSHDYKGSTSHLMSSKSISTALDHKVSVLLTPAEQTSTWKLKTQLNNNEYSQDFEAYNTKDKIGVELSGRALADLTVLDSPIKVPFLLREPVNVIDALELKDAIDKPQEFTIVAFVKYDKNQDVHTISLPFSETLPEYLERNRIVIITALETIQKELKRINIDQFMRKYRAALNRLPQQVNDYLNALNWERQVSIAKEKLNTFTENYRITENDLQIALDNAKINFNEKLSQLQTYVIQFDQYIKDNYDLHDFKTAIAKIIDQIIEKWKILNEHYHICVHLVKTINDLYEFIENIDFDKTGSSVASWIQNVDTKYQVRIQIQEKLQQLNTHIQNTDIEDIATVLKQRVKDIDVRVLLEQLRTTISFQRIKDIIEHVKYFVTNRIEEFEVTEKINAFRAIVHELIRKYEVDQQIQVLMDKSVQLAHKCKLKETVQKLSNVLQQVEIKEYYERLVGFIDDAVKQLKALSFKKFIEEVNRLLDMLVKKLKSFNYNQFVNETNNKIHEMTQRINGEIQALELPQKAEALKLFVEDIKAMVAIYWEKLKDTKITLFIDWLQDALNSASLVHMKARFQETLEDVRDRIYQMDLQRELERYLSLVGQVYNTLVTYITDWWILAAKNFTDFAEQYSIQDWAEKVKTLVERGFTVPKIQTILGTMPAFEVSLHALQEATFQTPDFIVPLTDLRIPSVQINFKELKDIKIPSRFSTPEFTILNTFHIPSFTIDLVEIKAKIIRTIDQMLISELQWPLPEVYLRDLKMGDTPLALLTLPDFHLPKITIPEVMIPNLNLKDFQVPDLQIPDFQLPHISHTIGIPTFGKLNSILKVQSPLFTLDANANIQNVTSSEHKAEIAASITAKGESKLEVLNFDFQANAQLSDPKINPLVLKEFMIFSSKYMRTKHESEILFSGNAIEGKSDTMASLHTEKNTLEFNNGVIVKINNQLKLESHTKYFHKLNIPKLDLSSKVDLNNDIKTLLEAGHLTWTSSGTGSWKLACLNFSDEGIHESQISFTVEGPITSFGLSNNISSKHLRVNQKIAYESGFLDSSKFEIKSEVESQHVGHSILTANGIALLKERKAEITGIHNAHLNGKVIGTLKNSLFFSAQPSEITATTKNEGNLKVSFPLKLVGKIDFLNNYAMFLSPHAQQASWQASARFNQYKYHQNFSAVNNGHSMEAHVQINGDANLDFLNIPLTIPEINLPYTTLTTPSLKDFSIWEETGLKEFLKTTKQSFDLSVKARYKKNKDRHSIAIPLGVFFEFINQNINSFDRHFEKVRDDTLDFLTTSYNEAKSKFDEYEVERSLNKLPRTFQTPRYTLPVINMEVSPFTVEMSASSHVIPKVISTPNVTIPGSGFYVPSHTFVLPSIELPVLHAPRNLLKVPLPDFKELSTINNIFIPALGNITYDFSFKSSAITLNTNIGLYNQSDIVAHFLSSSSFVIDALQYKLEGTSSLTRKRGLKLATALSLSNKFLEGSHDSTISLIEKNLEASVTTTAKIHVPVLRLNFKQELNGNTKSKPTVSSSTELKYDFNSPKLYYTAKGAVDHKLSLESLTSYFSIESSTKGDVKGSVLSREYLGTIASEASMYLNSKGTRSSVKLQGASKVDSIWNLEVKENFAGEANLRRIYAIWEHNTENYLQLQGLFFTQGEHASKATLELSPWTMSALVQGHASQLSSLLDIPYIDQEVTLNANTKNQKVSWKSEIQIYSGSLQNNIQLSNTQEEARLDIAGSLEGSNLEHIVLPVYDKSLWDLLKLEVTTSTSRRQYLHVSTALVYTKNPNGYLFSVPVQELADKFIISGLKLNDLNSVFVTPTFRVPFTDLQVPSYKVDFSEMKIYKKSRMSPFALNLPTLPKIKFPEVDVLTKYSESENSSFPFFEITVPAAQLIVTPFTLPKSISIGSAVLDLNEVANKIGGFELPTIIMPEQTIQIPSIKFSIPAGIWIPIFGELTARFRVASPPYNATWSAGLKNKADHIETFLDSTCSSTLKFLEYDLKVVETYKFEDYSFICKSNTTFAHRDFSVLYKEEGKYKGLQDSEIQAALDITSPVFADLHMRYQKDKQIQTFWADYPAIGTVGLNLGEKGNHGIVNNPYFYPQSSAEKKLIIIEWRHKPDGDIQIKFNWDEGAASRLLSSLKDSVPKATETFYDYVNKYHQEYTGLSLTDASAKLRRSLQNSAEQAYQGAMRQIDEMDMGFQRAVSSTTRTYQEWKDKTQNLYQELLAQESQASFQTIKEKAFDSLIQIIKGYHRAIKHLIDSFIDILKFSRFHLPGKAEMSTIDELSSMVMKEVGKILSQVCSNIQNGLDKLLSYVQDLVERTELIKDLQIKLPFHSTSSKLKDAIPDLREQLKSLSGEIQVTLIDYLSINTTETLSLLCNVLQSFVFEEIEKDIEILKEINFTDLVNEILHEKDNFKDYVLYVFQNLKESLDFILSRFNEFIQDQLQDSSQNLQQVHQYIKALREEYFDPSTVGWMVKYYKLEEKVMDLIRNFLIALKDFHSKYTSSATRFTSQLSNQVKQFVDRAFQEYVSILTDADGKGKEKIEELSTTAQEIIKSWATAMKKIIFDYQHQFRSKLQDFSDQLSDYYEKFIAEATRLIDLSIQSYHMFLRYITKFLTELQSTTVNDVSPHMKFAPGELTIIF